One stretch of Lacrimispora sphenoides DNA includes these proteins:
- a CDS encoding superoxide dismutase, giving the protein MFNQIQLPYAYDALEPHIDALTMETHYSKHHAAYTKNLNDAAQMAGVEDKEITALLSSLDSISDEALRKAIRNNGGGFYNHNLYFSTMSPNGGGQPVDPLKEALEKSFGSFSDFQNQLSGLAAGQFGSGWGWLSANRDGKLVLSASANQDNPLMEGGGFVPILGIDVWEHAYYLKYKNLRVDYIKAFFNVVDWKAVATNYENIING; this is encoded by the coding sequence ATGTTTAATCAAATACAATTACCATACGCATATGACGCTTTAGAACCCCATATTGACGCTCTCACAATGGAAACCCATTATTCCAAGCATCACGCAGCATATACCAAAAATTTAAATGACGCTGCCCAGATGGCCGGTGTCGAAGACAAAGAAATTACCGCCCTCCTCTCCTCCCTTGACAGCATTTCCGATGAGGCTCTCAGAAAGGCCATACGAAACAACGGCGGTGGTTTTTACAATCATAACCTGTATTTTTCCACCATGAGCCCTAACGGCGGAGGGCAGCCTGTTGATCCTCTCAAGGAGGCGCTTGAAAAGTCTTTTGGCAGTTTTTCTGACTTTCAGAATCAGCTAAGCGGTCTGGCTGCCGGCCAGTTTGGATCAGGCTGGGGCTGGCTATCGGCAAACCGGGATGGTAAACTGGTCCTTTCCGCCAGTGCCAATCAGGATAACCCCCTCATGGAAGGCGGAGGCTTTGTCCCAATTCTTGGCATTGACGTTTGGGAACACGCCTACTACTTAAAATATAAGAATCTCAGAGTTGACTATATAAAAGCATTTTTCAATGTAGTTGATTGGAAGGCGGTTGCTACCAACTATGAAAACATTATAAATGGCTAA
- a CDS encoding Dps family protein — MSKNLFEKLNEYLANQQVMYMKLHNLHWYVKGRSFFTLHAKLEELYDQTAQIMDDVAERLLALGGSPVASLKEALALSSVKELEDVPISSDETIKSLISDVEYWIRDTKEIVKLADDGATADQFNGYLAEYQKLLWMFKSYIS; from the coding sequence ATGAGCAAGAATTTATTTGAGAAACTTAATGAGTATCTGGCCAATCAGCAGGTCATGTATATGAAACTTCATAACCTTCACTGGTATGTAAAAGGCCGCAGCTTCTTCACACTTCATGCAAAGCTGGAAGAGCTGTATGACCAGACCGCCCAGATCATGGATGATGTGGCGGAGCGGCTGCTGGCTTTGGGCGGTTCCCCAGTAGCCAGCTTAAAGGAGGCACTGGCTCTCTCTTCCGTAAAAGAGCTGGAGGACGTTCCAATCTCCTCAGATGAAACCATTAAAAGCCTGATTTCGGATGTAGAATACTGGATCCGGGATACAAAGGAAATCGTCAAGCTGGCCGATGATGGAGCAACCGCAGATCAATTTAATGGATATCTAGCCGAATATCAGAAACTTTTGTGGATGTTTAAGTCGTATATCAGCTAA
- a CDS encoding cell wall-binding protein has translation MRKQTKLVAVLSTAALLALGASMSSFAATGWQEENGTWVYYDKSGDLETEKWEKSGDNWFYLNEDGEMATDVVVEYSDNYYYVDENGAMVANKWVSVENDDYDGGDDDDEEPMNHWYYFGSNGKAFKSSSNGNNASFKTVNGKKYIFDDEGKMLYGWIDDSGERVTGDDKWRDGIYYCGDENDGAQKVGEWAYLDIVDNSYDGAVDPGFSSDKLFDDEDQTRYFYFKTNGKKMTDEKGKTINGKKYSFDEYGRMNAEWVNWEATPTDAKATDSTASDAQGGSKYTSGFRYYGSPDDGARVTKGWFQVVPDSYLNQDDYDDDESNWYYSDKDGKLVASEIKTINGKKYAFDSYGVMKDGLVAIKFIGNSTTDIDDVAGDDDLDKLHFDTEDNFKENVSDLYTDAKYRMYYFGSDNDGAMKTGKQNVTIDGDSFQFLFNKSGSSKGQGKFGVDSDKYYLGGMLLKADKDDKYSVVKATTEDGEYTEIKLLTTEKFLDEVEYDKVTKKGYSEYYEVKAADKTENKKTVTYRLVNTSGSVQKSKSKAKDGDDRCYKVESNKVITAVFVED, from the coding sequence ATGAGAAAGCAGACCAAATTAGTTGCTGTATTATCCACAGCAGCGCTGCTGGCTTTAGGTGCTTCTATGTCCTCTTTCGCAGCAACCGGCTGGCAGGAAGAGAATGGAACATGGGTGTACTATGACAAGAGCGGAGATTTAGAGACAGAGAAATGGGAGAAATCAGGAGATAACTGGTTCTACTTAAACGAAGACGGCGAGATGGCTACCGATGTTGTTGTTGAATACAGTGACAACTACTATTATGTAGATGAGAACGGTGCTATGGTAGCTAATAAGTGGGTTTCCGTAGAAAATGATGATTATGACGGCGGCGATGATGATGATGAAGAACCAATGAATCACTGGTACTACTTCGGATCTAATGGTAAAGCTTTTAAGAGCTCCAGTAACGGAAACAATGCTTCTTTCAAGACTGTTAACGGAAAGAAATATATCTTTGATGATGAAGGCAAAATGCTGTATGGCTGGATTGACGACAGCGGCGAAAGAGTAACTGGTGATGACAAGTGGCGTGACGGTATTTACTATTGCGGAGATGAGAATGATGGTGCCCAGAAAGTTGGCGAATGGGCGTATCTGGATATCGTGGATAATAGTTACGATGGCGCTGTAGATCCTGGTTTTTCCAGTGACAAGTTGTTTGATGATGAAGATCAGACACGTTATTTCTACTTCAAGACCAATGGTAAAAAAATGACCGACGAAAAAGGTAAGACCATCAATGGTAAAAAATACAGCTTTGATGAATATGGCCGTATGAATGCTGAATGGGTTAACTGGGAGGCTACTCCTACCGATGCGAAAGCAACAGATAGCACTGCTTCTGATGCCCAGGGAGGTTCTAAATACACCAGTGGATTCAGATATTATGGAAGCCCTGATGATGGCGCCAGAGTAACCAAGGGGTGGTTCCAGGTTGTGCCTGATTCTTATCTTAATCAGGACGATTATGATGATGACGAAAGTAACTGGTACTATTCCGATAAGGATGGTAAATTAGTTGCATCAGAAATCAAGACCATTAATGGCAAGAAATATGCGTTTGATTCCTATGGCGTCATGAAGGATGGCCTGGTTGCTATTAAGTTTATTGGCAACAGTACAACTGACATTGATGATGTTGCAGGTGATGACGACTTAGATAAATTACACTTTGATACAGAAGATAATTTCAAAGAGAACGTATCTGATCTGTATACGGATGCAAAATACAGAATGTACTATTTTGGAAGCGACAATGACGGTGCTATGAAGACCGGCAAGCAGAATGTTACCATTGACGGAGATTCCTTCCAGTTCTTATTCAATAAGTCCGGAAGCTCCAAGGGACAGGGTAAATTTGGTGTTGATAGTGACAAATATTACCTTGGAGGCATGCTGTTAAAGGCTGATAAGGACGACAAGTATTCTGTAGTTAAGGCTACGACAGAAGATGGAGAATATACAGAAATCAAACTTCTGACAACAGAGAAGTTCTTAGATGAAGTGGAATATGACAAAGTAACCAAAAAGGGATATTCCGAGTATTATGAGGTTAAAGCTGCAGATAAAACAGAGAATAAAAAGACTGTAACATATAGACTGGTTAATACCTCTGGTAGTGTTCAGAAGAGCAAGAGCAAGGCAAAAGACGGCGATGATCGTTGCTACAAAGTAGAAAGCAACAAAGTAATCACAGCTGTATTTGTAGAGGATTAA
- a CDS encoding tyrosine-type recombinase/integrase: protein MVKEYAVTSSEAENKSVVEQSLDDFRDYLEFNNMSSNTVHVYLFAVKQFLGLYHVISHDNLMLYKCYLMEHYKPQTVNLRIRALNCYTESLQLSSSKMLMIRIQQKTFLENVISQADYEYLKKCLIRSGNMLYYFVIRFMAATGVRVSELVQIKVEHVKRGYMDIYSKDNKIRRIYIPKSLRDDALKWLRQIDRVSGYVFLNRYGDPITPAGIRGQLKKFTVLYDLDPKVVYPHSFRHRFAKNFIECCGDISMLSDILGHESIETTRIYLHRSSTEQKQIVNQIVNW from the coding sequence ATGGTAAAAGAATACGCCGTAACTAGTTCAGAAGCTGAAAACAAAAGTGTCGTCGAGCAAAGCCTTGATGATTTTCGTGACTACCTGGAGTTCAACAACATGTCCTCCAATACCGTTCACGTATATTTATTTGCAGTAAAACAATTTCTTGGGTTATATCATGTGATCAGCCATGACAATCTCATGCTTTATAAATGTTACCTTATGGAGCATTACAAACCCCAGACAGTCAACTTAAGAATCAGGGCTCTTAATTGTTACACAGAGTCTTTACAGCTGTCCTCATCGAAAATGCTGATGATTCGGATTCAGCAGAAAACATTTCTGGAAAACGTTATCAGTCAGGCTGATTACGAGTACTTAAAAAAATGTCTGATACGTTCCGGAAACATGCTGTATTATTTTGTCATACGTTTTATGGCAGCCACAGGCGTCCGGGTCAGCGAGCTGGTCCAGATTAAAGTAGAGCATGTAAAACGCGGTTATATGGATATTTACTCTAAGGATAATAAAATAAGAAGAATCTACATACCCAAAAGTCTCCGGGACGATGCTTTAAAATGGCTGCGCCAGATTGACCGAGTAAGCGGATACGTATTCTTAAACCGTTACGGAGATCCGATCACGCCTGCCGGAATCCGGGGCCAGCTGAAAAAATTTACAGTCCTCTATGATTTGGATCCCAAAGTGGTTTATCCCCATTCCTTCCGTCACCGCTTTGCCAAGAACTTCATTGAATGCTGTGGGGACATTTCTATGCTTTCGGATATTTTAGGACATGAAAGCATTGAAACTACAAGGATCTATCTTCACCGGAGCAGTACGGAACAAAAGCAAATCGTCAATCAAATTGTGAATTGGTAG
- a CDS encoding tyrosine-type recombinase/integrase produces MLNEELLNDFKKFLKKKNLSNNTITAYAGSVRLFYSMYKEITPESLQRYKSYLITRYRPATINQRIYAMNHFSRFLAETNGEEYILVASYHLPSVKVQQKTFLDTVISNEDYEIFKEKLKEEKNYFWYFIVRFLAATGARVSELIQIKVEHLNLGYLDLYSKGGKVRRIYFPDSLCEEALEWCHNQGKQSGFLFLNKEGRLITPRGINFQLKHLARRYGINPDTVYPHSFRHRFAKNFLACFNDISLLADLMGHESIETTRIYLTRSSQEQQQILDEIITW; encoded by the coding sequence ATGTTAAATGAAGAATTACTGAATGATTTTAAGAAATTTCTGAAGAAAAAGAATTTATCAAATAATACTATTACGGCCTATGCGGGCAGTGTCCGGCTTTTTTACAGTATGTATAAGGAAATCACACCGGAGAGTCTTCAGCGTTACAAAAGCTACCTGATTACCCGCTACCGGCCGGCAACCATCAACCAGCGGATCTATGCCATGAATCACTTTTCCCGTTTTCTGGCAGAAACCAATGGAGAGGAATATATTTTAGTCGCCTCTTACCATCTGCCTTCGGTAAAAGTCCAGCAAAAAACGTTCCTGGATACCGTTATTTCTAATGAGGATTACGAGATTTTTAAAGAGAAGTTAAAAGAAGAGAAGAATTATTTCTGGTATTTTATTGTCCGCTTTCTGGCAGCCACAGGCGCCAGGGTCAGTGAATTGATCCAAATCAAGGTAGAGCATTTAAACCTGGGCTATCTGGACCTTTATTCCAAAGGAGGAAAGGTGCGCCGAATCTATTTTCCAGATTCCCTATGTGAAGAGGCGCTGGAATGGTGCCACAACCAGGGCAAACAAAGCGGTTTCCTCTTTTTAAACAAAGAAGGACGTCTGATCACCCCGCGGGGAATCAATTTTCAGCTGAAGCATCTGGCCAGGCGCTATGGAATAAATCCTGACACGGTTTATCCTCATTCCTTCCGCCACCGTTTTGCCAAAAACTTTTTGGCCTGTTTTAATGATATTTCTCTTTTGGCGGATTTAATGGGACATGAAAGCATTGAGACTACCAGGATTTATCTCACCCGTTCCAGCCAGGAGCAGCAGCAGATTCTGGACGAAATTATCACATGGTAA
- a CDS encoding AAA family ATPase, translated as MIISFRFKNFRSFLDETFIDMKAVNYKEHPNHLVMAGNKKLLKTLAIYGANSSGKTNIFLAFTSFHSFIFWQLFSMEDIPRKHFMSLLQISSLDRILPFLDEKINTQPTEMELTFISGERVYEYGFSVLNKKVLTENLAVDNHVVFTRNADEITIGRQYEKVLRQKTGIRPHEDRLFCSILTCLDIPEITAFMEPFESFFSKQIAYYCDFLEPFQLAGHLVMDGRAYKALENPEALNYALGQLRKLGIPAEELIIEKGIPKLGYRVKSRETGEYRIQYMDYTKVSLGTMKYLQLFIQVYHLSQEGGVLMIDNISNEFHPSVTKFFIDTFQKDKNLNIQILFTTYDISILNNQQFRRDEVAFVDMNEYHESRLYTLADIKVRSDASFSKDYLLGKYGAIPLLKESVQ; from the coding sequence ATGATAATTTCTTTTCGTTTTAAAAACTTTCGTTCCTTTCTGGATGAAACTTTTATTGATATGAAAGCGGTTAATTACAAGGAACATCCAAATCATCTGGTAATGGCCGGTAACAAAAAACTGCTTAAAACGCTGGCCATATATGGAGCAAATTCCAGCGGCAAAACCAATATTTTTCTCGCTTTTACCAGCTTTCACTCTTTTATCTTCTGGCAGCTTTTTTCAATGGAGGACATTCCCAGAAAACATTTTATGTCGCTCTTACAGATTAGCTCTTTGGATAGAATTCTTCCATTCCTGGATGAGAAAATTAACACCCAGCCAACGGAAATGGAGCTTACCTTTATTAGCGGGGAGCGGGTTTATGAATATGGCTTCTCTGTCCTGAACAAGAAAGTTCTCACGGAAAACCTGGCCGTGGATAACCATGTGGTATTCACACGGAATGCCGATGAAATTACCATCGGACGCCAGTATGAAAAAGTGTTACGGCAGAAGACAGGAATCCGTCCTCACGAGGACCGGTTATTCTGTTCTATTTTAACATGCCTGGATATTCCCGAGATCACGGCATTCATGGAGCCTTTTGAGTCCTTTTTTTCGAAGCAGATCGCATATTATTGTGATTTTCTTGAACCATTCCAGCTTGCGGGCCATCTGGTCATGGATGGAAGGGCATACAAAGCCCTTGAAAACCCGGAGGCTCTTAATTATGCCTTGGGGCAGCTAAGAAAGCTGGGAATCCCAGCAGAAGAGCTTATTATTGAAAAGGGAATCCCCAAGCTCGGATACCGGGTGAAATCCCGGGAGACCGGCGAGTACCGAATACAATATATGGACTACACAAAGGTTTCCCTGGGCACTATGAAATACCTTCAATTATTCATTCAGGTTTATCATCTGTCCCAGGAGGGTGGTGTTCTGATGATTGATAACATATCAAATGAATTCCATCCGTCTGTTACAAAGTTTTTTATTGATACTTTTCAGAAGGACAAAAATTTAAACATACAGATTCTTTTCACGACCTACGATATTTCTATCTTAAATAACCAGCAGTTTCGACGGGATGAAGTAGCTTTTGTAGATATGAATGAATATCATGAATCCAGGCTCTACACCTTAGCAGACATAAAGGTCCGGTCTGACGCCAGCTTCTCCAAGGACTATCTTTTAGGCAAATATGGAGCGATCCCGCTTCTCAAAGAATCCGTTCAATAG
- a CDS encoding DUF1934 domain-containing protein, with translation MTRDVLISISGMQIAEDDSNSVEMITAGDYFLKNGKHYILYDEIQEDTGGVTKNTIKIHQSGLDIIKRGSSSVHMTFEKDKKNMSCYATPIGELMIGINTKDIQIHEEEDSLKVRVAYSLDINYQHVSECNIVLDIHSKATADFRLLN, from the coding sequence ATGACAAGAGATGTTCTCATCAGCATCAGCGGGATGCAGATTGCAGAAGACGACAGCAATTCAGTTGAGATGATCACAGCCGGCGATTATTTTTTAAAAAACGGCAAGCACTACATTCTGTATGACGAGATCCAGGAAGATACAGGGGGAGTGACCAAGAACACCATTAAGATCCATCAGTCGGGGCTGGATATCATCAAACGCGGAAGTTCCAGCGTTCATATGACATTTGAAAAGGATAAAAAAAATATGTCCTGCTATGCCACCCCCATTGGAGAACTGATGATCGGGATCAACACAAAGGATATTCAGATTCATGAGGAAGAGGACAGCTTAAAGGTGCGGGTGGCATATTCCCTTGATATCAATTATCAGCATGTTTCGGAATGCAACATAGTGCTTGATATTCACTCCAAAGCCACAGCAGACTTTCGTCTCTTAAATTAA
- the murI gene encoding glutamate racemase, whose product MADRNSPIGVFDSGVGGLTVAREIMRQMPDERIVYFGDTARVPYGSKSCSTVIRFTRQIIRFLMTQDVKAIVIACNTATACALEAVEKEVDIPVVGVIHAGARTAIESTKNGKIGIIGTEGTIRSGVYTRVMKEMREDIEVTGKPCPLLVPLVEEGLLHDSVTDEIASRYLSELKGKYIDTLVLGCTHYPLLRSTVGRLMGPEVTLVNPAYETALELKQILDENGLLCGQDSSDLEKYRFYVSDLAEKFTSFAASILPGQVKETKQINIEEY is encoded by the coding sequence ATGGCAGACAGAAATTCACCTATAGGAGTATTTGATTCAGGTGTAGGCGGGCTGACAGTTGCACGGGAGATCATGCGGCAGATGCCGGATGAAAGAATCGTATATTTTGGAGATACTGCAAGGGTGCCTTATGGCAGTAAATCCTGCAGCACAGTAATTCGTTTTACCAGACAGATCATCCGCTTTCTCATGACCCAGGATGTGAAGGCAATCGTGATTGCCTGTAATACCGCCACCGCCTGCGCCCTCGAGGCGGTAGAAAAGGAAGTGGACATTCCTGTTGTGGGCGTGATCCATGCAGGAGCAAGAACCGCCATAGAGTCAACGAAAAACGGGAAGATCGGCATCATTGGGACAGAAGGGACCATACGAAGCGGAGTATATACCAGAGTGATGAAGGAAATGAGAGAAGATATTGAAGTGACCGGAAAACCATGCCCTCTTTTGGTTCCGCTGGTGGAAGAAGGGCTTTTGCATGATTCTGTTACCGATGAAATCGCTTCCAGATACTTAAGTGAATTAAAAGGAAAATATATTGACACACTGGTACTGGGCTGTACCCACTATCCCCTTCTCCGTTCTACCGTGGGAAGGCTCATGGGACCAGAGGTGACGTTGGTGAACCCTGCATATGAAACTGCATTGGAGTTAAAACAGATTTTGGACGAAAATGGCCTTTTATGCGGACAGGACAGCAGTGATCTGGAAAAATACCGTTTCTATGTCAGCGACCTGGCAGAGAAGTTCACCAGTTTTGCTGCCTCCATCCTTCCGGGACAGGTAAAAGAGACAAAACAAATCAATATTGAGGAGTACTAA
- a CDS encoding D-alanine--D-alanine ligase family protein, with amino-acid sequence MDRKTAVVLFGGQSSEHIVSCMSVVNVINHINREKYDVVLIGITEEGRWIKTDSVEDIEKGTWKNGTVSAVISPDATMSGVILMDGEKTEVVRVDVVFPVLHGLFGEDGTVQGLLELAGIPYVGCGVLASAISMDKLYTKIVADDLGITQAAYVPVMRHDLKDIEAVAGRVEEKFSYPVFVKPSNAGSSKGVSRAGDRKELMEALVEAANHDRKILVEEMIVGREIECAVFGGGNVPVEASGVGEILAAAEFYDFDAKYNNSDSRTVVDPVLPEGATERVREAAMAIFQAVDGYGLARVDFFVKKDGSVVFNEINTMPGFTAISMYPMLWESAGMNKDQLVDRLLEHAMDRYRI; translated from the coding sequence ATGGATAGAAAAACTGCGGTTGTACTATTCGGCGGCCAGTCATCAGAGCATATTGTATCCTGTATGTCAGTGGTCAATGTTATTAACCATATTAATAGAGAGAAATACGATGTAGTTTTAATTGGGATCACAGAAGAAGGCCGTTGGATAAAAACGGATTCTGTAGAAGATATAGAAAAAGGCACATGGAAAAATGGTACGGTTTCAGCAGTAATCTCTCCTGATGCAACTATGAGCGGTGTTATTCTGATGGACGGGGAAAAGACAGAGGTCGTCAGGGTTGATGTGGTATTCCCGGTGCTCCATGGATTATTTGGAGAGGATGGAACCGTTCAAGGGCTTTTGGAGCTGGCGGGGATTCCATATGTTGGCTGCGGGGTGCTTGCCTCTGCTATTTCCATGGATAAATTATATACAAAGATCGTTGCAGATGATCTGGGAATCACTCAGGCGGCCTATGTGCCGGTGATGCGCCATGATTTAAAGGACATAGAGGCGGTTGCAGGAAGGGTAGAGGAGAAGTTCTCTTACCCAGTGTTTGTAAAGCCTTCCAATGCAGGCTCTTCCAAGGGAGTAAGCCGTGCGGGTGACAGGAAAGAACTTATGGAGGCTTTGGTAGAAGCTGCAAATCATGACCGCAAGATTCTGGTAGAAGAGATGATTGTCGGACGGGAAATTGAATGCGCCGTATTCGGAGGCGGAAACGTACCGGTAGAAGCTTCTGGAGTAGGGGAGATCCTTGCGGCAGCGGAGTTCTATGATTTTGATGCGAAGTATAACAACTCTGACTCCAGAACGGTTGTAGACCCGGTTCTGCCAGAGGGGGCCACAGAGCGGGTAAGAGAAGCTGCTATGGCCATTTTCCAGGCTGTAGACGGCTATGGTCTGGCAAGAGTTGACTTTTTTGTGAAAAAGGATGGCAGTGTAGTATTCAATGAGATCAATACCATGCCCGGATTTACGGCGATCAGCATGTATCCCATGCTCTGGGAATCGGCTGGAATGAATAAGGATCAATTGGTTGACCGGCTGCTGGAGCATGCAATGGACCGTTACAGGATATAG